The genomic DNA CAAATAACTTTACAGAAGGATTAAATCCTTTAGTCGTTGGTTTACTCATTGTTGCGATCGGAATGTCTTTAGGAGGTCCAACGGGATATGCGATTAATCCTGCTCGCGACCTCGGTCCGCGCATCGCTCATTTCCTCCTTCCAATTGCAGGGAAAAGGGATTCTGACTGGGGGTATAGTTGGATTCCTGTTGTCGGCCCTTTATTAGGAGGTTCTTTAGGATCACTTCTTTATAATGCTTTGTTTAAAGGTGAAATAACAGTTATGCTTTGGCTGATTTTAAGTGCAACAGTCATCGTTCTTTTACTTGCATATACAGTTGAGAAAAGGTCTTCTCGTGAGGTTGAACAATCAAAGCTTGTATCATAATCATCTATAAAGTTCGCAAAGTTAAAATGAGGGGGAGTATTAAATGGAAACGTATATTTTATCACTTGACCAAGGAACGACAAGCTCACGGGCAATTTTGTTTAATAAGCGGGGCGAAATTGTTCACGTGGCTCAAAAAGAATTCACACAAATATTCCCAAATCCTGGTTGGGTAGAACATAATGCAAATGAAATATGGGGATCGATTTTGGCTGTCATTGCAGCTTGTCTTTCAGAAGCAAATGTAAAACCAGAACAAATTGCAGGAATAGGAATAACAAATCAGCGTGAAACAACAGTTGTTTGGGATAAAAATACCGGTACCCCAATTTATAATGCAATTGTTTGGCAATCAAGACAAACGAGTAAAATTTGCGATGAGTTGAAAGGAAAAGGATACAATGAGCTATTTCGTGAAAAAACAGGGTTATTAATTGATGCTTATTTTTCTGGTACAAAGGTAAAGTGGATATTAGATCATGTTGAAGGAGCTCGTCAAAAGGCTGAGCGGGGAGAACTTTTATTTGGAACGATTGATACGTGGCTTATTTGGAAGCTGTCTGGAGGGAAAGCGCACGTCACCGATTATTCTAATGCGTCTCGGACGTTAATGTTTAATATCCATGACTTAACATGGGATGATGAGCTTTTGAGCATACTCGGCGTGCCAAAATCAATGCTTCCAGAGGTACGTCCTTCCTCTGAAGTATATGCGAAAACGGTTGATTATCATTTCTTTGGACAGGAGGTTCCAATTGCTGGGGCTGCTGGTGACCAGCAAGCTGCTCTTTTCGGTCAAGCTTGTTTTGAAGATGGAATGGCTAAAAACACATATGGAACAGGTTGTTTTATGTTAATGAACACTGGTGAGCAGGCTGTTCGCTCAAAACATGGTTTGTTGACAACTATCGCTTGGGGGTTAAATGGAAAAGTTGAATACGCTCTTGAAGGAAGTATTTTTGTTGCCGGTTCAGCGATTCAATGGCTTAGAGACGGCTTAAGAATGTTTAAAGATGCGAAGGAAACGGAGGAATATGCTCGCAAAGTAGAATCAACAGACGGAGTTTACGTCGTGCCTGCATTTGTTGGACTCGGTACGCCTTACTGGGATAGTGATGTCCGAGGCGCTGTCTTCGGTTTGACACGCGGGACAGCAAAAGAGCACTTCATTCGAGCGACTCTGGAGTCTTTAGCTTACCAGACGAAAGATGTTTTATCAGCAATGGAAGCAGACTCAAGTATCCAACTAAAAGCTCTCCGAGTTGATGGCGGGGCAGTTAAAAACAACTTCTTAATGGAATTTCAAAGTGATATTTTAAACGTACCAGTCGAAAGACCGATGGTGAATGAAACAACAGCATTAGGTGCAGCTTATTTGGCTGGTCTTGCGGTAGGGTATTGGGAAAGTAAAGAAGTGATCGCGCAACAATGGGCAATCGATCGTTCCTTTGAACCACGTATGGATGAGAAAGAGCGCCAAAAGCTTTATGACGGCTGGAAAAAAGCAGTAAAAGCGACAATGGTATTTAAATAATTCGAGAAAAACTGGTTCCTCCATTTAATTTAAGAGGAGCCAGTTTTTTTATTTTTATAGAAATCGTTTTAAATATGAACGTACGGTTAAAAATTTACACTTAATTTACAAGAGCTTTTGTAATATTACTGCATCAATGAAACGATCAGGCTGAAACAAAAAATTTCTCAAGCTATTGTCTTAACAAATATATAACAGAGGCTTAAATCTGTTTTAATTCCCTGTTCATATATTTTTTTTAACATAGTAAATAAGTTGAGGACAATAAGGAGGCAAAGAGTTGGATTTACACATTCATTCGGTTTATTCTGATGGTTATTGGAGCCCAGAACAAATTATAAAAGAAGCGAAGAAAAATGGTGTTCAAACGATTTCTATTACAGATCATGATGCGCTTGAAGGTTATTATTTGGGCAAGCCGATTGCGGAAAAAGAAGGGATTACGCTCATTCCTGGTATTGAACTCAATACAGATGGAACTTTAGGTGAAATGCATATATTAGGATACCTCTTTTTGGAGAATCATCCTAAAATGAGTGAACACATTAACTGGCGGAAGAACGAAAGAATGAAATGGGGACAAAAGATCGTTCAACAACTTCAATTGTTAGGATATCAATTATCTTTTGAATCGTGTGTAAAACGGGTTGGCAAAGGTGTATTAGTACGGACTCATATCGCTGAGGAGTTAGTTTCCAAAGGATACTTTGAGTCGAGACAAGCGGCGTATGAAACATTACTTAGTAAAGGAAAACCTGGGTTTGTTCAAAGAGAAGTATTTACGGCACTTAACGCAATCAAGCTTATTCACGAAGCCGGTGGACTAGCATTTTTAGCTCATCCAGGAATTTATCCGTTTCAAATTCCGTTAGATATTCTTGTGCAAAATGGATTAGATGGTATCGAGGTATATCATTCTAAACATTCATCGGAAGTGACACGATATTGGATCGAGATCGCCAAGTACTATAATCTCCTCATTTCAGGCGGCAGTGATTTTCATGGACCTAATTCTCGTAATCCGTATCCCATTGGAAGTGTAAATATCCACCCTCGTATTGAAATTGACAACTGGTGGGAAAGGAGAAAAATAATCAGATGAACTTACTATTTGCTTCAACTTTAGCTTGGTCGTATCCAATAGATGTTGTAATGAAAATGGCAAACTCAGAAAATTTCACTGGTGTAGAAGTTTGGGCTGAGCATGTATGGGCTCATGAAACAGCATTAGAAACGATTAAATCTACAAGAAAACAGCTTAATCTTTTATTGACAATGCACGCTGCTAGTTGGGATTTAAACCTTTGTGCACTTAATTCGGGAATTAGAAAGCAATCTATTCAAGAGATTAAACGATCAATTGAATTAGCAATTGATATTGGGGCTAATAATGTTACGTTTCATCCAGGTAAGATGACGTTAACTTCCTTTCAATCTTCATTTCATGAACAATTGCTAGTTGAATCTATTGCTGAAATTATGCAGTTCGCTAAACAGGAAGGGATTACGATGTCATTAGAAATGATGGAATGGAAAACAAAGGAGTTTGTAACAGAACCGGCAATTGTGACTAGATTAACTGAGCCATTTACGCCTTATTTAAAAACGACTTTTGATGTTGCTCATATTCCTCTTCATGAGAATATCGTCTTGATGTGGGAAAATATGCCACACGTAAATAAAATTCATATTAGTGATGCGACTGCAGAAAAACTTCATCTTCCGCTTGGGGAGGGCAGCATCAAACGAGATACGTTAAGTACTTTTCTACATTTTGAACAGTTCCCAATCGTAATTGAAGGATTTGATAGTTCAAAAGAATTAACACGATTAAAGAAAAATATAGACTATGTCAAAAAACAAATAAGCCAAGCAACATATAAGGGGGTTCATTCTTGAAAATATTAGTGACGAATGATGATGGGATTTTCGCCCCTGGAGTGGAGGCATTAACAGAGGTGCTACAGCACTTCGGCGATGTGTTTGTTGTTTGTCCTGATCAAGAGCGCAGTGCGGTAGGTCATTCAATTACATTAAGAACACCGTTAAAAGCAAAACCGATTAACATTTTTCCAGGTGTTAAAGGAGCATGGGCAGTAAACGGTACACCTGCTGATTGTGTAAAGCTAGGTATAGAGATTTTATTAAAATCGCCCCCTCATATTTTATTTTCTGGAGTGAATCTTGGGCCAAACCTTGGAAGGGATTTATATTATTCCGGAACGATGGCGGGAGCGGTTGAAGCCTCGCTTTATCAAGTCCCTTCAGTTTCGGTTTCTCTCAATGCTTTCAATGATACGAAGGTAAATTATTTTAAAGTGAAACAGCTTATTTATGATGTCGTAGAGATCGTCTTAAAAAACAAAATTCCTAAAGGGGTATTTTTAAATATTAATTTGCCCAACTTATCGAAGGAATTATGTAAAGGCGTAGCGACTATACCGTTAGATATGAGCGTTTCCCGTTACCGTTACGTCGGTTTGAATGATCCGCATGGACAAATATATTTTTGGCTTAAAGACGAGTTAAACGAACTATCAAAATTTGCAGAGAATAGTGATTATTTAAAGCTAAAGGAAGGCTATATTACAGTTTCACCTGTAGAGTTTCGCACGCATCATAAAAGAAAAAAGGATCAAATTGAACGATGGTTTCAAAAGATAAATCATCATAATAAAAGGGAGGAAAAGTCAAATGCGTAAAATATTTATGACAATGATTGTATTTATGTTTGCGATTGTAATTGCTGGATGCGGGAAAAATGCTGCAGAGGAGAATGGAAAAGAAAGCGAAAAATCGGATAATGAAAGTGAAACGACAGAGATCTCTGGTACGCTTAGCTTTTATACATCACAGCCTGATGCTGATGCTCAAGCGCTAGTAGAAGCTTTTCAAAAGAAAAATCCAAATGTGAAAGTAGAAACATTTCGGTCGGGTACAGAAGAAGTAATTTCAAAAATACAGGCGGAAAAACAAGCAGGAGATATACAGGCGGATGTACTGTTAGTAGCTGATTCTGTTACGTTTGAAAGTTTGAAAGAAGACGATCTTCTATTATCTTATCAATCTCCAGAAACGAAACAAATTCCTGCTTCCTTTGTTGATCAGGATGGAACATATACAGGGACGAAAGTGATGGCAACCGCGCTAGTTATCAATACGAATGAGGTAAAAGAATTACCTGACGGATGGAGCGTTTTAACGGAAAAGGAGTCAAAAGGTAAAGCGAGTATGCCAAGTCCTTTCTACTCAGGTGCAGCTGCGTATAATCTTGGTGTGATCACGAGACAAGATTCATTAGGCTGGGATTTTTATAAAGATTTAAAGGCAAATGAAATCGGCATTACGAAAGGGAATGGCGGTGTATTGGAAGCAGTTGCGACTGGAGAAAAATCATATGGAATTGTTGTTGACTTTGTTGTTGCGCGTGCAAAAAAGGAAGGCT from Bacillus aquiflavi includes the following:
- the glpK gene encoding glycerol kinase GlpK codes for the protein METYILSLDQGTTSSRAILFNKRGEIVHVAQKEFTQIFPNPGWVEHNANEIWGSILAVIAACLSEANVKPEQIAGIGITNQRETTVVWDKNTGTPIYNAIVWQSRQTSKICDELKGKGYNELFREKTGLLIDAYFSGTKVKWILDHVEGARQKAERGELLFGTIDTWLIWKLSGGKAHVTDYSNASRTLMFNIHDLTWDDELLSILGVPKSMLPEVRPSSEVYAKTVDYHFFGQEVPIAGAAGDQQAALFGQACFEDGMAKNTYGTGCFMLMNTGEQAVRSKHGLLTTIAWGLNGKVEYALEGSIFVAGSAIQWLRDGLRMFKDAKETEEYARKVESTDGVYVVPAFVGLGTPYWDSDVRGAVFGLTRGTAKEHFIRATLESLAYQTKDVLSAMEADSSIQLKALRVDGGAVKNNFLMEFQSDILNVPVERPMVNETTALGAAYLAGLAVGYWESKEVIAQQWAIDRSFEPRMDEKERQKLYDGWKKAVKATMVFK
- a CDS encoding PHP domain-containing protein, with translation MDLHIHSVYSDGYWSPEQIIKEAKKNGVQTISITDHDALEGYYLGKPIAEKEGITLIPGIELNTDGTLGEMHILGYLFLENHPKMSEHINWRKNERMKWGQKIVQQLQLLGYQLSFESCVKRVGKGVLVRTHIAEELVSKGYFESRQAAYETLLSKGKPGFVQREVFTALNAIKLIHEAGGLAFLAHPGIYPFQIPLDILVQNGLDGIEVYHSKHSSEVTRYWIEIAKYYNLLISGGSDFHGPNSRNPYPIGSVNIHPRIEIDNWWERRKIIR
- a CDS encoding sugar phosphate isomerase/epimerase family protein — its product is MNLLFASTLAWSYPIDVVMKMANSENFTGVEVWAEHVWAHETALETIKSTRKQLNLLLTMHAASWDLNLCALNSGIRKQSIQEIKRSIELAIDIGANNVTFHPGKMTLTSFQSSFHEQLLVESIAEIMQFAKQEGITMSLEMMEWKTKEFVTEPAIVTRLTEPFTPYLKTTFDVAHIPLHENIVLMWENMPHVNKIHISDATAEKLHLPLGEGSIKRDTLSTFLHFEQFPIVIEGFDSSKELTRLKKNIDYVKKQISQATYKGVHS
- the surE gene encoding 5'/3'-nucleotidase SurE — its product is MKILVTNDDGIFAPGVEALTEVLQHFGDVFVVCPDQERSAVGHSITLRTPLKAKPINIFPGVKGAWAVNGTPADCVKLGIEILLKSPPHILFSGVNLGPNLGRDLYYSGTMAGAVEASLYQVPSVSVSLNAFNDTKVNYFKVKQLIYDVVEIVLKNKIPKGVFLNINLPNLSKELCKGVATIPLDMSVSRYRYVGLNDPHGQIYFWLKDELNELSKFAENSDYLKLKEGYITVSPVEFRTHHKRKKDQIERWFQKINHHNKREEKSNA
- a CDS encoding ABC transporter substrate-binding protein; translated protein: MRKIFMTMIVFMFAIVIAGCGKNAAEENGKESEKSDNESETTEISGTLSFYTSQPDADAQALVEAFQKKNPNVKVETFRSGTEEVISKIQAEKQAGDIQADVLLVADSVTFESLKEDDLLLSYQSPETKQIPASFVDQDGTYTGTKVMATALVINTNEVKELPDGWSVLTEKESKGKASMPSPFYSGAAAYNLGVITRQDSLGWDFYKDLKANEIGITKGNGGVLEAVATGEKSYGIVVDFVVARAKKEGSPVELIYPKEGVPVITEPVGIMKNTKNEAAAKAFIDFVLSEEGQKLAAELGYTPIREGIAAPEGLKTLDEMNVLEANITELYKAREEDKKQFGNIFGQ